One Phaseolus vulgaris cultivar G19833 chromosome 2, P. vulgaris v2.0, whole genome shotgun sequence DNA window includes the following coding sequences:
- the LOC137809768 gene encoding transcription factor bHLH162-like yields MENNPSSSKSDRKFVERDRRSQMKDLFSKLNSVLPHQSSRERISRPDQIGEATDYIKNLQIKLEKMKEKKSNLTDIERSRNDSMNMGVKSSEFKIQQMGSTLEVVLVTGLDCQFIFNETIRILQEEGSDIVNASYTVVENAVFHTIHCQVDESANGAFRISEKLKNYVNGR; encoded by the exons ATGGAGAACAACCCTAGTTCATCAAAAAGTGATAGAAAATTCGTTGAGAGGGATAGAAGAAGCCAAATGAAGGATCTTTTCTCCAAGCTCAACTCAGTACTGCCTCATCAAAGCTCAAGG GAGAGAATTTCACGGCCAGATCAGATAGGTGAAGCCACAGACTACATAAAGAATTTACAGATTAAGTTGGAGAAAATGAAGGAGAAAAAAAGCAACCTAACAGACATTGAAAGGTCAAGAAATGATAGCATGAATATGGGGGTGAAATCTTCAGAATTTAAGATCCAACAAATGGGTTCAACCTTGGAGGTTGTTCTAGTAACTGGGTTGGATTGCCAATTCATTTTCAATGAGACCATTCGTATTCTTCAAGAAGAAGGATCAGACATAGTTAATGCCAGTTATACAGTTGTTGAAAATGCAGTTTTCCATACAATACACTGTCAG GTAGATGAATCTGCCAATGGAGCTTTTAGGATATCGGAGAAACTGAAGAATTATGTCAATGGACGGTAG